One Symphalangus syndactylus isolate Jambi chromosome 10, NHGRI_mSymSyn1-v2.1_pri, whole genome shotgun sequence genomic region harbors:
- the ZNF703 gene encoding zinc finger protein 703, translating to MSDSPAGSNPRTPESSGSGSGSGGGGKRPAVPAAVSLLPPADPLRQANRLPIRVLKMLSAHTGHLLHPEYLQPLSSTPVSPIELDAKKSPLALLAQTCSQIGKPDPPPSSKLNSVAAAANGLGAEKDPGRSAPGAASAAAALKQLGDSPAEDKSSFKPYSKGSGGGDSRKDSGSSSVSSTSSSSSSSPGEKAGFRVPSAACPPFPPHGAPVSASSSSSSPGGSRGGSPHHSDCKNSGGVGGGELDKKDQEPKPSPEPAAVSRGGGGESGAHGGAESGASGRKSEPPSALVGAGHVAPVSPYKPGHSVFPLPPSSIGYHGSIVGAYAGYPSQFVPGLDPSKSGLVGGQLSGGLGLPPGKPPSSSPLTGASPPSFLQGLCRDPYCLGGYHSASHLGGSSCSTCSAHDPAGPSLKAGGYPLVYPGHPLQPAALSSSAAQAALPGHPLYTYGFMLQNEPLPHSCNWVAASGPCDKRFATSEELLSHLRTHTALPGAEKLLAAYPGASGLGSAAAAAAAAASCHLHLPPPAAPGSPGSLSLRSPHTLGLSRYHPYSKSHLSTAGGLAVPSLPTAGPYYSPYALYGQRLASASALGYQ from the exons ATGAGCGATTCGCCCGCTGGATCTAACCCAAGGACACCCGAAAgcagcggcagcggcagcggcagcggcggcggcgggaaGAGGCCGGCGGTGCCGGCAGCGGTGTCCCTCTTGCCACCGGCGGACCCCCTGCGCCAGGCGAACCGGCTCCCGATCAGGGTCCTGAAGATGCTGAGCGCTCACACCGGTCACCTCCTGCACCCGGAGTACCTGCAGCCGCTGTCCTCCACTCCCGTCAGCCCCATTGAG CTGGACGCCAAGAAGAGCCCCTTGGCGCTGCTGGCCCAGACCTGCTCGCAGATCGGCAAACCGGACCCGCCGCCCTCCTCCAAGCTCAACTCGGTGGCGGCGGCGGCCAACGGGCTGGGAGCGGAGAAGGACCCCGGCCGCTCAGCCCCGGGCGCTGCCTCCGCGGCCGCGGCCCTGAAGCAGCTGGGGGACTCCCCGGCCGAGGACAAGTCCAGCTTCAAGCCCTACTCCAAGGGCTCCGGCGGCGGCGACTCCCGCAAAGACAGCGGCTCCTCCTCGGTGTCTTCcacctcctcctcgtcctcctcgtCCCCGGGAGAGAAGGCGGGCTTCAGGGTCCCCAGCGCCGCCTGCCCGCCCTTTCCCCCGCATGGAGCGCCGGTCTCCGCGTCCTCGTCCTCGTCGTCGCCCGGCGGCTCCCGCGGCGGCTCCCCGCACCACTCTGACTGCAAGAACAGCGGCGGGGTTGGCGGCGGGGAGCTGGACAAGAAAGACCAGGAGCCCAAGCCCAGCCCGGAGCCGGCAGCCGTGAGCCGCGGCGGCGGTGGAGAGTCCGGGGCGCACGGTGGCGCCGAGTCCGGGGCCTCCGGACGCAAGTCCGAGCCGCCCTCGGCACTGGTGGGGGCCGGCCATGTGGCGCCGGTGTCTCCCTACAAGCCGGGCCACTCGGTGTTCCCGCTGCCGCCCTCCAGCATTGGCTACCACGGCTCTATCGTGGGCGCCTACGCCGGCTACCCGTCTCAGTTCGTGCCTGGCCTGGATCCTAGCAAGTCCGGCCTCGTGGGAGGCCAACTGTCTGGGGGCCTGGGCCTGCCGCCGGGCAAGCCCCCCAGCTCCAGCCCGCTCACCGGGGCCTCCCCGCCCTCCTTCCTGCAGGGATTATGCCGCGACCCCTATTGCCTGGGAGGTTACCACAGCGCCTCGCACCTCGGCGGCTCCAGCTGCTCCACCTGCAGCGCGCACGACCCTGCCGGGCCCagcctgaaggctgggggctACCCGCTGGTGTACCCCGGGCACCCGCTGCAGCCCGCCGCGCTCTCGTCCAGCGCCGCCCAGGCCGCACTCCCCGGCCACCCGCTCTACACCTACGGCTTCATGCTGCAGAACGAACCGCTGCCGCACAGCTGCAACTGGGTGGCGGCCAGTGGGCCGTGCGACAAGCGCTTCGCCACCTCCGAGGAGCTGCTCAGCCACCTACGGACCCACACGGCCCTGCCGGGAGCCGAGAAACTTCTGGCCGCCTACCCCGGGGCCTCGGGCCTGGgcagcgccgccgccgccgccgccgccgccgcctcctgcCATCTGCACCTCCCCCCGCCCGCCGCCCCCGGCAGCCCCGGTTCGCTGTCCTTGCGGAGTCCACACACTTTGGGGCTAAGCCGGTACCACCCCTATAGCAAGAGCCACTTATCCACAGCGGGGGGCCTGGCCGTGCCGTCCCTCCCCACAGCCGGACCCTACTACTCGCCATACGCGCTGTATGGACAGAGACTAGCTTCAGCCTCGGCGCTGGGATACCAGTAA